The Mesotoga infera nucleotide sequence TGTGCCTCTCGGAATGTGTCTGACCAGTCCAAGAAGCAATCCGAAAGTCAGCTCAGCCACCGATATCGCGTTCGCGCCAGGCGTATTTCTAACAAGGATACTGTGTTTCCTTGCCGCCTCAACATCAACGTTATCTAGTCCAACTCCGGCTCTAGCAATTAGCTTAAGCTTCTTTCCAGCCTCAATGACTTCAGATGTGACCTTTGTAGCACTTCTTACAACGAGCACTTCAATCTCGGGCATTAACTGGAGCAACTGATCTCTATCGAGATGCTCTGCAGATATCTGGAAAAGATTGCTTTCTTCAAGTATCTTCATAGCGGTTTTGTCCAGAGGATCGTTAGCATGAAGTCTGAGCATCAAGCACCCTCCTTCTCAAATATCTCCATAGCCACTCTTGCTCCAGTGCCATAATCCACCTTGAATCCAAGTCTTCTCAAGACCTTTTCCAGAGAAGTAAGCGCAGTCACAACATCGTAGTCCGACATATATCCTAGATGAGCAATTCTGAAGATATTCCCTTTCATTGTTCCTTGTCCACCGGCGATTGTAACGCCATATTCGTCTCTCATGATGGAAACGATTTTGCCTCCGTCTACACCTTCCGGCACTTTGACAGAAGTGAGAACGTTTCCCGGTCTCTTGGAAAAGAGCTCAAGTCCCATAGCCTTTATGGCTTCTCTTGTCGCATTTCCCATCAGCTCGTGTCTGGCCCACACATTTTCCATTCCTTCTTCAAGGAGCATTTTCGCGGCGAGACTCTGCTGATAGATCAAATTGACCGCAGGCGTCCATGGAAGAGGGTCTTTGAGATATTTCTTCAGATTGAAATAGAAGCTTGTAGATTTAGTATTCTGCGCCTTTTCAATGGCCGCTTTGCTGAAAGATATGAACGCCAGTCCGGGAGGCAGCATGAAACCCTTTTGAGAACCGGAAACGACAATGTCCAATCCCCATTCGTCAGTGAGCAAGGGCTCGGCGACCAGACCGCTAATACCATCAACTGCGATCAACTTTCCTGCCCTCTTGACTACTTTGCTAATGGCTTCAATGTCCATTACGGTACCTGTAGATGTCTCACTAAGAGTGGTAAGAACCGCAACCGCATCGGGATTATCATTAAGTGCCTTTTCAATCATTTCAGGTGTATAGAAATCCCCGTATTCTTTCTCGACCAGAACTATCTCGGCACCGAAAGTCTTTGCCAGTTCGATCCATCTCTCACCAAACTTCCCAACACTGCAAACGATCAACTTCTCTCCAGGATTGACAATGTTCGTAACCGCCATTTCCATCGCTCCAGTACCGGAGGAAGCGAGAATGAAAAGATCATTCTCAGTCTTGAAAACCTTCTTGGTACCACTTACTGCATCTTCAAATACTTTCTTGAACTGCGGAGTTCTGTGGTGAATCGTATCCCTCGCGCCCTCGAGAAGCACATCGATAGGAACCGGGGTGGGCCCAGGAGCAAGCAAGTAGTTTTTCTTAATCATCTTTGCCAATTTTGGCACCTCCAATTCAATCTGGTTCAATTTGATTCCTGTATCGAAATAATTGCTTGGTGTACTGCCAAGAAGTTACGAGACACAGTGAACAATTGGTTTCACACCTATAGTTTAGAACACGAATGCTTCTATCGCAACGCCCGGAATCTTCAAACAAGGACGATGATTATTCGTAGAAGCATTACATCACTCTTTTACTTTGTTTTGCGCCCATCACAGATTACCCTCCCCATTTGCTGAAGCGTTACGTAGAGTAATTGATGGAACGACTGTCCTACAGCCGAACGTTTTGCGTACTCGTAATGCTAAGATGAGACAAGAAAGCAAAAATGTTAGAAGGGGTGAGTTATTTGAAGCAATTGGTTCTTCTGGTAGTCTGGCTTTCCGTAGCTCTTTCACTCTTTGGGGTTTCAGCAGTTCATGAGGCGACCTGGGGTGTTCAGGGCCAAACCAATGGTCAGTTAAGCGATCCACAGGGTATTGCTGTAGATGACAAGGGCATGATCTATGTGGCCGATACTTTGAACCACAGAGTCCAGATCTTTGACAGCAATGGAAAGCACAAGGCTTCCTTCGGCAATTATGGCAGTGCAAACGGTGAATTCCTCTTCCCGCATGATGTTGTTGTGGATTCTGAGGGATACATCTATGTTGCAGACTCCCAAAATGGAAGGGTTCAGAAATTCAACAACAGGAAAGAATTCGTGAAGGCTTGGGGCACTAAAGGACCTGAGGCAGGACAATTCGATGGTCCGATGTTTATGACAATCGATGGTTCCGACAGGATATACGTTGGGGATGCGTTTAATCAAAGAGTTCAGGTATTTGACAATGAAGGAACCCTCTTGATGACGATAGGGGCGAAGATGAATATGTTCGATGCGATGAATCCCGGTAATCTTGCTTCGGTATCCGGTGTAGGAGTAGATAGAAATGGGAACGTCTACATTTCCGACGATATAATGAGAAGAATTCAGAAATTTGATTCCAAAGGAAATTATTTGGCTGAATGGGCCGCTAACTATGCTGGAAACTGGGGCCAACCAGGGGAATCAGTAGTCGACCACCTCGGAAACCTTATCTACATAAATAAGATGACCAGCATGATTGTTGTCTTGGATCCAGAAGGAAGCTTTCTCTATGAATGGGGCGGCTCTGGCGCAAATAACGGTTTCTTCTCGAGGCCAATCGACATATCTCTCGACAGCGATGGACATTTGTTTGTTCTTGAGCAGTCGGGCAACAGGATTCAGAGGTTCAGGATAAGTAACTGACACTACTCTCAACAACTATAGTGTAAGAAATCGTCGTGGAACAAGTCAGAAGGAAAAGGAGGCTGGTTTATGAAGAAGTTTATGGTTATACTGCTATTTTCTGTGTTGATTACGAGTTTTGCACTTTCACAGAGGCTTTTGCCGCAAGACAGCGCCAGATTCATTAGTATCGTGACAGAAGGTACTTTCAACAACTTCCCGGACAAACTTATCGGAGAGTCATTCGATTCATTCTTCGAGGTAACGAGGTGGAAGTACACAAGAGCAGGCAGCGAGAACTTCGTAGAATTCACCGGTAGTTTTGCCGATGAAAACAACGTAACGACTACAGTTACGATGCGCTTTTCCGTTAAGGAAGAGGACTCGACTTTCATAATGGACTACTGGGAGATCAATGGAGTCCCACAAGACAATGCCGATCAGTTTGCATTCCTTGAGAGGATCTTCCTTCCTGATCGGGCCGACGTAGCGATTTCAATCGTGAAGGATGGGTACTTCTATGACTTTCCTGACAAGATCATCGGAGAAACATTCAGCGTCTTTTTTATCGATGGCTACTGGGATTACTTCGTTTCTTCAGATAATCTTGATGTTGTAGAATTCGTGGGATCATTCTACAACGAAAATGGATTGGCTGAAGCGGTTTTCCAATTCGTTGTAGATGTCGAGCAGAGAACATTCGAAACCGAGTATCTGGGAATCGACGATGTTACTCAGGATGAGACAATGACTGACGCTATGCTGAATTCGATCTTCGCAACCAAGGTCGCAGAAGTCAAGAATTCCTATTTCGACGTTTACTACAACTGGATGACTCTGGGAGAAGCTTTCGATGGCTTCTTTTATGACGCATACTGGGACTACTTTGTCTCTACCGATGATCTTGACATCGTGGAGTTTCAAGGGAGTTTCGATCTCGGCGGCATTCCTGCAGAAGTATTCATCCAATTTGAAGTGTACGATGATGGAAGCTTCGACCTTTACTATTGGGAAATCGACGGATACTATGAAAGCTTAAATGCATTCTATTTGCTCCTTGAACTGATTTACTATTGATGCTCCAGAATAGGGGGCCCGGGAGGGCCTCCTATTCCTCACTGATTGTTCGGGACATATCTCCCCATATAAAACGGTTGCGTCACAACAGGACCAAATTTAACTGTCTCGTTCGAGTTCATTTCGACTGAACGCTCACTATGAGATGATTTTAACCAACAATCGTGGTTCTTAAACTCTATAGCATATTCTGACTGTTTTCTGAGAAATGACGGTCACCAATTAACAGTCAGCCGCCGTGACGAATGAAGAGGAGGTTTCTAATGAGAATTGCTTCTTCCATTTGCGGAATTTCAGTTCTGATCTTTCTGACCTTAGGATCGATCGCCTTTGCCGGACTTGACGACGTTTCTCTCAATGATCTTGACCTTCTAACGGTTTCAACAACTGAGCCGATGTTTACGATCACAGCATTATCGAGATTCGATGGAAAGTCGGGCAATCCAGCTTACGTTTCGGCAGAGGGAGAAATTTTCGACCGGTCTTCTTTGCGACTCTGGTCAACCGGCAACCACATGGCACTCCATGCTTCCGGACAGGAACTGACATACGAGCTTAAAACTCTCTCTCCTCACAAAGAGCCGAAAATCGACGATTTAGAGCCGGTGGGGCTGCTGGTTGTGACTCTTGCAGAACTGAAGACCTACAACGGCATGGACGGGAAAAAGAGCTACGTGGCAGTAGAGGGTAAGGTCTATGACTTTTCCAGACTCAACAGGTGGCCGAGCGGCTCCCACCAACGAGGTATGCATCTCGCCGGAAACGAACTAACCTCTGAGTTGCTGAAAGACTCTCCACATGGTATCCGAAAGATTTCGGGAGTAGATGCGATCGCAATACTTGGAATCACAATTGATGAGCTCAAGGAAATGGACGGGCATGACGGCAGAAAGGCATACGTGTCAGTGGAAGGGAAAGTCTACGACGTATCTGAACTATCCTTATGGCGTAACGGTTCTCATCAGGGCGATCTCCATCTCGCCGGCAATGATCTCACAAAGGAAATTCTCGCCGAATCTCCTCATGGAGTGGCCAAACTTGACAAAGCCTATCTGGTGGGACTTCTGGTATTTACTCGTGAACAGCTTGCTCGATTCAACGGGATTGCTGAAAGCAAGAAGTACATCGCATACGATAGCGTGGTATTCGATGTCTCCGATTTGGGACTCTGGGAACTGGATTCCGGGGTGGAGCTGAGCGGTGAAGAATACGCTGCAGCGATCGAGCTGCTCCAGCAGGCAATAAGAGTCGGTTACCTTGTCAATAATTGATCTGAAGATCGAGTTTCAGTGGATAATTGGAAGTCTCTGACTACGATTTGGAAGAGAATCGAGACAGTCTCTTCGGTACTTCGCAAAAGCGTACTGCCATTTACTCGATTTGGAAAACTCAGTTGAGAGGGTTCAGGAGAAAGGATTTCCAGAAGGAACGGTTTTCGAGAGCATTTGCCTTCTCTGAGCAGAGCTCATTGCCTTAGAAAATGCAACTGAGAAACGCGGCATGGAAAACTGCCAGATCCACTTGCCGTCAAAGAAAAGCGCGACTTGCTCTCGAAGAGTCCGGGTCAGATCTTCCGAACTTC carries:
- a CDS encoding alanine--glyoxylate aminotransferase family protein, which translates into the protein MAKMIKKNYLLAPGPTPVPIDVLLEGARDTIHHRTPQFKKVFEDAVSGTKKVFKTENDLFILASSGTGAMEMAVTNIVNPGEKLIVCSVGKFGERWIELAKTFGAEIVLVEKEYGDFYTPEMIEKALNDNPDAVAVLTTLSETSTGTVMDIEAISKVVKRAGKLIAVDGISGLVAEPLLTDEWGLDIVVSGSQKGFMLPPGLAFISFSKAAIEKAQNTKSTSFYFNLKKYLKDPLPWTPAVNLIYQQSLAAKMLLEEGMENVWARHELMGNATREAIKAMGLELFSKRPGNVLTSVKVPEGVDGGKIVSIMRDEYGVTIAGGQGTMKGNIFRIAHLGYMSDYDVVTALTSLEKVLRRLGFKVDYGTGARVAMEIFEKEGA
- a CDS encoding 6-bladed beta-propeller, with product MKQLVLLVVWLSVALSLFGVSAVHEATWGVQGQTNGQLSDPQGIAVDDKGMIYVADTLNHRVQIFDSNGKHKASFGNYGSANGEFLFPHDVVVDSEGYIYVADSQNGRVQKFNNRKEFVKAWGTKGPEAGQFDGPMFMTIDGSDRIYVGDAFNQRVQVFDNEGTLLMTIGAKMNMFDAMNPGNLASVSGVGVDRNGNVYISDDIMRRIQKFDSKGNYLAEWAANYAGNWGQPGESVVDHLGNLIYINKMTSMIVVLDPEGSFLYEWGGSGANNGFFSRPIDISLDSDGHLFVLEQSGNRIQRFRISN